One Fusarium poae strain DAOMC 252244 chromosome 4, whole genome shotgun sequence DNA window includes the following coding sequences:
- a CDS encoding hypothetical protein (TransMembrane:1 (o394-412i)) has product MTSAASSSIASEPICTSSSERLSENERFIDNEHDPLIPSLQDVHHTFQQGEATWKFFLSQAKAIPKGLWPKDALDPYVTLVDVPGLPANLPRRKVIRGRPCWEFSRDIGVTDCQSDTSLRLGQLTTFQLLIDDPIACAVGPDAASYACTNSETTESLAVLVMCWSYILSVRLFEMQGFGVRYTDHRLWPILPQDQEETTADINLKGASPGLIRWLCAILSPAMGWQARGHNHFPPYGCGCLHPPPSSAEAMELLIELCRLFNSRADSTLSYLEPMPPYKASFLAALALPFYRFMKLQPQLPRPHLIKRSSKPLNSAHKKQIRGYLLHIRYFMTLSAHPPSIGSILWSIFWQPDINCNLVGPWLGSVLHVLEPILVPNEVEVLLKVLVSRRPRIGIWWVSLFLLGDLALLDWIKRYTTRMEEKYGFGTLSSPDPMVSAWTGSKQSFLDFDNDCLYPKLSDLVSTVDLLRCRFDFKLQDTTSTALSWRPFGCMEKCLVELEIWPQLESTYTRRYSAFVWYPEKNFDKGFRENTGQHIMDVPDNLAIRTSIEQENNHPLNMRPSKRSTCEMIEHLVEDAGGSRNWANAGLPVLRTRLKWLHDWEGLDTMDGPVVEKEETRTPSWFLESWINGKFCSESHGIEESVD; this is encoded by the exons ATGACAAGTGCCGCCTCTTCGTCTATCGCGTCTGAGCCAATttgtacttcgtcaagcgagaGGTTGTCTGAGAACGAACGATTTATAGATAATGAACACGATCCACTGATACCGAGTCTTCAAGATGTACACCACACATTTCAGCAAGGCGAAGCCACATGGAAGTTCTTCCTAAGTCAAGCAAAGGCGATACCCAAAGGCCTTTGGCCGAAAGATGCACTTGATCCATACGTTACTCTTGTAGACGTGCCCGGTCTACCAGCCAACCTACCACGCCGCAAAGTCATTCGCGGTAGACCTTGCTGGGAGTTTTCGCGCGACATTGGGGTCACCGACTGTCAGAGCGATACAAGCCTGAGGCTTGGTCAACTTACTACATTTCAACTGCTCATCGACGATCCAATTGCGTGTGCTGTAGGCCCGGACGCAGCGTCATACGCTTGCACCAATTCTGAAACAACAGAAAGCCTTGCGGTATTGGTCATGTGTTGGTCATACATCCTCTCGGTGCGATTGTTTGAAATGCAAGGCTTTGGGGTTCGATATACGGACCATCGTTTGTGGCCTATTCTcccccaagaccaagaagaaacCACAGCCGACATTAATCTCAAGGGCGCATCGCCTGGGCTTATCAGGTGGCTCTGCGCTATTCTTAGCCCTGCTATGGGTTGGCAGGCTAGGGGTCATAATCATTTTCCACC ATATGGCTGCGGATGTTTGCACCCCCCCCCAAGCTCTGCCGAGGCCATGGAGCTTCTCATTGAGCTGTGTCGGTTGTTTAACTCGAGAGCAGACTCTACGCTCTCTTATTTAGAGCCTATGCCACCTTACAAGGCATCATTCCTAGCTGCACTCGCACTTCCTTTCTATAGATTTATGAAACTTCAGCCACAGCTACCACGGCCACATCTCATCAAACGAAGCAGCAAACCCTTGAACAGCGCCCATAAAAAACAGATTCGTGGATATCTGCTTCATATACGTTACTTTATGACTCTAAGCGCCCACCCCCCTTCTATCGGATCCATTCTATGGAGCATCTTCTGGCAGCCGGATATCAATTGCAATCTAGTTGGCCCATGGCTCGGATCAGTCTTGCATGTACTGGAGCCTATTCTTGTACCTAATGAGGTTGAGGTTCTGCTTAAAGTCTTAGTTTCGCGCCGTCCTAGAATTGGAATCTGGTGggtttctctctttctcttagGTGATCTGGCTCTCCTTGACTGGATTAAGCGATACACAACTAGGATGGAAGAAAAGTACGGCTTTGGAACCTTATCATCCCCAGATCCAATGGTATCAGCCTGGACGGGGTCTAAGCAGTCATTTCTCGACTTCGACAATGATTGCCTTTATCCAAAACTATCTGATTTAGTGTCAACAGTCGATCTCCTTCGGTGCCGTTTCGATTTCAAACTTCAGGACACAACGTCTACAGCCTTATCCTGGAGACCTTTTGGTTGTATGGAAAAATGTCTGGTTGAGCTTGAGATCTGGCCGCAGTTGGAAAGCACGTATACCCGCAGGTATAGCGCATTTGTATGGTACCCTGAGAAGAACTTTGACAAGGGTTTCCGAGAAAATACAGGACAACATATAATGGACGTGCCAGACAATTTGGCAATACGCACTTCCATTGAGCAAGAAAACAACCACCCTCTCAATATGCGACCATCCAAGAGATCGACATGTGAAATGATAGAGCATCTAGTGGAGGACGCTGGAGGCAGTCGCAATTGGGCAAATGCTGGTTTGCCGGTGCTGCGTACTCGGCTCAAATGGCTACACGATTGGGAAGGCCTCGACACAATGGATGGTCCAGTGgtggaaaaggaagagaccCGAACGCCGTCGTGGTTTCTCGAGAGTTGGATCAACGGGAAATTCTGCTCAGAATCCCATGGCATCGAAGAATCTGTGGACTAA
- a CDS encoding hypothetical protein (BUSCO:18192at5125), producing the protein MANNTNDLGARLASVLPKDHRFTTLHISTPPTKTDPLYSPPPNERPERTYCENHFLAVSIDTPNEPGKQVLVLGIEVFIYTTARSTTLFVSKADSTGYLALLNLPKGTPSPIREICATFVGFLVEKRRRKGIQFVVNLFARAQDQYLFPGSVDNKGKHVLDDRGLIKWWCRVLDPLLGPAPKSTEAPWKSANGYIVVPGLETHETRALTPRKPESAWEFTHPLERISHYYREFDWVPPRCLIPHFPDDPKSRFRDELDEEAASSQAMKNQGSWKSVKTLDMFWEMMAYRQECSSGRMTGFIWLVFDDQEPASKLDDSQSTAPPETPKKQRIVQITPTTTPRKLFPSKEKKDSRIKKKKTKKTLKGPIIARAPRIKRAKHNYLLDRPANTKYYSWTPQGRGEKIFDEASYKRIVDLLLHLDFATLNKAVGSTRRWLSEGGGGGKWGVVVVGTRETPVPVSNGNTGVNNLTGLVKRKRTDSTIDDNQSKVNVLSAGLVKKKPKEEVNVLSTGLIRKKPKEESSV; encoded by the coding sequence ATggccaacaacaccaacgaTCTAGGCGCCCGTCTAGCTTCGGTCCTCCCCAAAGACCACAGATTTACAACCTTGCACATCTCAACACCTCCCACGAAAACAGACCCTCTCTACTCCCCGCCTCCAAACGAGCGTCCCGAAAGAACGTACTGCGAAAACCATTTCCTAGCTGTTTCCATCGACACCCCCAATGAACCCGGCAAACAAGTCCTAGTCCTTGGAATTGaggtttttatatatactacagCTCGGTCAACTACCTTGTTCGTTTCAAAAGCCGACTCGACGGGTTATCTCGCCCTTCTCAACCTTCCCAAGGGAACACCTAGTCCTATTCGCGAAATATGCGCTACCTTTGTTGGATTCCTGGTCGAGAAGCGGAGGAGGAAGGGTATACAATTCGTCGTTAACTTGTTCGCCCGCGCTCAAGATCAATACTTGTTCCCTGGCAGTGTCGACAACAAGGGTAAACATGTCCTCGACGATCGTGGCCTTATCAAATGGTGGTGTCGCGTGCTAGATCCCCTCCTCGGCCCAGCACCTAAATCTACAGAAGCACCATGGAAGAGCGCCAATGGATACATCGTCGTTCCCGGATTAGAAACACACGAGACCCGAGCCCTCACACCGCGAAAACCCGAATCTGCATGGGAATTTACGCATCCGTTGGAACGCATATCACATTACTACCGCGAATTCGACTGGGTACCCCCGCGATGTCTGATCCCCCATTTCCCCGACGATCCCAAGTCCAGATTCCGAGACGAACTAGACGAAGAAGCCGCCAGCTCGCAAGCCATGAAGAATCAGGGTAGTTGGAAGAGCGTCAAGACACTCGACATGTTCTGGGAGATGATGGCGTATCGACAAGAGTGTTCAAGTGGTCGTATGACGGGCTTCATCTGGCTTGTCTTTGATGATCAAGAACCAGCCTCAAAACTCGACGATTCCCAATCAACAGCTCCGCCAGAAACACCAAAGAAGCAGCGCATCGTGCAAATAACACCCACCACAACGCCCCGAAAACTCTTCCCTtccaaagaaaagaaagactccaggattaaaaagaaaaagaccaaAAAGACTCTCAAGGGTCCCATCATCGCTCGTGCCCCGCGCATCAAACGAGCAAAGCACAATTATCTACTCGATCGCCCCGCCAACACAAAGTATTACTCCTGGACGCCTCAAGGTCGTGGTGAAAAGATTTTCGACGAAGCATCCTACAAGCGCATTGTAGATTTGCTACTACACCTTGATTTCGCAACGCTCAATAAAGCGGTGGGTAGTACTCGTCGCTGGTTGAGTGAGGGCGGAGGAGGTGGGAAATGGGGTGTTGTCGTTGTTGGTACACGCGAGACACCTGTTCCTGTCTCCAATGGCAATACAGGGGTGAACAATTTGACTGGTCTTGTCAAGAGGAAGCGTACCGATTCAACTATTGACGATAACCAGAGCAAGGTTAATGTCCTGAGTGCTGGTctcgtcaagaagaagccaaagGAAGAGGTGAATGTTCTCTCCACGGGTCTTATTAGAAAGAAGCCCAAGGAAGAAAGTTCTGTATAA
- a CDS encoding hypothetical protein (BUSCO:18822at5125) gives MLPITTCFVAGLQYLLHPTKLGTIQETINPDALIPVTLLTTDEIFGDLEGVLSLFDNVDDVFVPDFGSILVEKTGSNSSRVQDARQVYHMDLINTLEGFSELPSGPYFLHGPNLHQAWRLYDDEYGSFTFGVIPDDSDKPDEYQPLTSSSVQGDSVTVPVPSRLYYPQPSLRKPLSGVRVSIGDTISLKGTHTTFSSRAWKSLYKDPSSATANYAQQLLNQGAIIVGKTKTAQFGTGAEWVDQQAPWSARGDGYHSTQGGSVGAASALVGYEWLDHSVGVDDGRVVTERGVYPLIRPANSSDGVKTISKFDGMRLFSRSLKGLLDHTSSPKIESNGKSFAPKVIIPIDLSSPRETQKTAIDKFVSILQDLLDAKAEYISISNTWDKNRPAEAAKHGMQIYMSQAPFRSWCYDYYHTFDEFRDEYQQKFHKEPFVEATPRFLWEQCKSVTEEEHREDIERLEVYRKWFNDNVLNISTTPDTETPILVLPCGDAQVKHRNEPVAPPTIYKGVDSTTLAPVLGASILSFPFTQVPYKSDITGTTEYQPVCISVLSLEDDQTSLIRLVEEALLKGHVPTQVEVGRMTFPVKKSGHFVKHLQAPLLVQGEL, from the exons ATGCTCCCCATCACGACCTGCTTCGTTGCAGGATTACAGTATCTTCTTCATCCGACGAAATTA GGAACCATTCAAGAAACCATTAACCCGGATGCTCTCATTCCGGTTACGCTGCTCACCACGGATGAAATCTTTGGTGACCTCGAAGGTGTTTTGAGCTTATTCGATAATGTCGATGATGTTTTTGTTCCAGATTTTGGATCCATTCTTGTGGAAAAGACTGGAAGTAATAGTAGCCGTGTTCAAGACGCGCGGCAAGTCTACCACATGGACTTGATCAATACCCTAGAAGGCTTTTCCGAACTGCCGTCAGGTCCTTATTTTCTTCACGGCCCGAATCTTCACCAAGCATGGCGGTTGTATGATGATGAATATGGTTCTTTTACCTTTGGTGTTATTCCCGATGATTCTGATAAACCAGACGA ATACCAACCTCTCACTTCGTCTTCCGTGCAAGGAGACTCAGTGACGGTTCCTGTTCCTTCCAGACTCTATTATCCTCAACCCTCTCTCCGAAAACCCTTGTCTGGTGTGCGTGTCTCTATAGGTGACACGATTTCTCTGAAAGGCACTCACACTACGTTTTCCAGCCGTGCATGGAAGTCCCTGTACAAAGATCCATCGAGTGCTACAGCTAATTATGCTCAACAACTTCTGAATCAAGGGGCAATTATTGTTGGAAAGACCAAGACAGCACAATTTGGGACAGGCGCAGAATGGGTCGATCAGCAGGCTCCGTGGAGTGCAAGAGGCGATGGCTATCACAGTACCCAGGGTGGCTCCGTCGGTGCTGCATCGGCGCTGGTCGGATACGAATGGTTGGATCATAGTGTTGGGGTAGATG ATGGCCGAGTAGTAACGGAGAGGGGCGTTTATCCATTGATTCGACCAGCAAACTCATCAGACGGAGTCAAGACAATCTCCAA ATTCGACGGAATGAGGTTGTTCAGTCGGAGTCTGAAAGGACTGCTCGATCACACATCAAGTCCCAAAATAGAGTCAAACGGGAAGAGCTTTGCCCCAAAGGTTATTATACCCATAGACTTGTCATCACCCAGAGAGACGCAAAAGACAGCCATCGACAAATTCGTGTCAATTCTCCAAGATCTTTTGGATGCCAAAGCGgaatatattagtattagcAATACCTGGGACAAAAACCGTCCGGCTGAAGCCGCAAAGCATGGCATGCAAATATACATGAGCCAG GCGCCTTTCCGATCATGGTGTTACGACTATTACCACACCTTTGATGAATTTAGAGACGAATATCAGCAAAAGTTTCATAAAGAACCCTTTGTTGAGGCCACGCCGCGCTTCCTCTG GGAACAATGCAAGTCTGTAACGGAAGAGGAACATCGCGAAGACATAGAACGACTCGAAGTATACCGAAAGTGGTTTAATGATAATGTCTTGAACATCTCAACCACTCCAGATACCGAAACTCCCATTCTAGTTCTTCCATGCGGCGATGCTCAAGTCAAGCATCGGAACGAGCCTGTGGC CCCACCAACCATCTACAAAGGCGTTGATTCCACGACATTAGCGCCAGTATTGGGTGCAAGTATTTTGTCGTTTCCCT TTACACAAGTACCCTATAAATCTGACATTACTGGCACGACTGAGTATCAACCGGTGTGTATTTCGGTCCTGAGTCTTGAAGACGACCAAACATCACTTATACGACTGGTCGAGGAAGCCTTGCTGAAAGGACATGTCCCGACTCAGGTGGAGGTTGGACGAATGACATTTCCAGTCAAAAAGTCGGGCCATTTCGTCAAACACTTGCAAGCTCCCTTGCTGGTTCAAGGTGAACTGTGA
- a CDS encoding hypothetical protein (BUSCO:53008at5125) — protein sequence MSSFACLQSSRRALYRVFIERDALTRQFITPAQRTLPLYQNRRFSVSPLQLKGKSRRQKGLLADLEAEPDEDEARAFDRRYTTQEDFIKSGRDRLPIDFEITDPKIMVLENGILDGPKVTRNVMSRIDTSTESLRMATPYKPADPKNNEPVQYALCKVVNKREEYERQREIQQRRRVSKQTSPKLKEIEMSWAIDDNDFKIKTKQLIGFLSKGWKVELILGFKKKGQKKRTSEDTAEETYAKVQQLVKDLGSKEHKPSEGEVGRTLRFYLEGIYKELNTELQAEAAKQQEHATTEVEQEQEQEQQQQEDVPVQKEA from the coding sequence ATGAGCAGCTTCGCATGCCTCCAAAGCTCCCGCCGGGCTCTGTATCGAGTCTTTATCGAGCGTGATGCTCTTACACGCCAATTCATCACACCAGCACAACGAACACTACCGTTATACCAGAACCGTCGATTCTCTGTGTCACCACTACAATTGAAGGGAAAGTCTCGCCGACAAAAAGGTCTTTTGGCTGATTTGGAGGCGGAAcccgatgaagatgaagccagAGCTTTTGATCGGCGCTACACCACCCAGGAGGATTTTATCAAATCTGGCCGCGACCGTCTCCCTATAGATTTCGAAATAACGGATCCTAAAATCATGGTCCTCGAAAATGGAATCCTCGATGGACCCAAGGTTACGCGCAACGTCATGAGTCGCATCGACACTTCTACCGAATCTCTCCGAATGGCAACTCCCTACAAACCCGCCGACCCTAAAAACAACGAGCCGGTACAGTATGCGCTGTGCAAGGTTGTCAACAAGAGGGAAGAATACGAGAGACAGCGCGAGATCCAACAGCGCCGTCGTGTGTCTAAGCAGACTTCACCAAAGCTGAAGGAGATTGAGATGAGCTGGGCAATCGACGATAATGATTTCAAAATCAAGACGAAGCAGCTCATCGGATTCCTCAGCAAGGGTTGGAAAGTGGAACTCATTTTGGGattcaagaagaagggtcagaagaagaggacTTCGGAGGATACAGCCGAAGAAACATACGCCAAGGTGCAACAGCTCGTCAAGGATCTTGGTTCAAAAGAGCACAAACCTAGTGAAGGAGAGGTTGGTCGCACTTTGAGGTTTTACCTCGAAGGTATTTACAAGGAGTTGAATACCGAGTTGCAAGCAGAGGCTGCCAAACAACAAGAACATGCTACTACTGAAGTagagcaggagcaggagcaggagcagcagcagcaagagGATGTTCCTGTACAAAAGGAAGCTTAA
- a CDS encoding hypothetical protein (MEROPS:MER0000597~BUSCO:53797at5125), which translates to MASFHFARHPVRTTVSFVKAACLVHLGITYGYTISPAQGPSMLPTFTVDGDWILCDHTRRYGRGVSVGDLVVYRIPIFNNQWGVKRVTGMPGDYVSVGTPGEQGEDLMIQIPEGHCWISGDNLPASRDSRHFGPLPLALISGTTIAKILPWNERQWMKSGLEKVDELD; encoded by the exons ATGGCCTCCTTTCATTTTGCTCGTCATCCAGTGCGAACGACAGTATCTTTTGTCAAAGCTGCATGTCTGGTCCATCTTGGCATCACATACGGTTACACCATCAGTCCTGCTCAAGGGCCATCTATGCTACCAACCTTTACGGTTGATGGTGATTGGATATTGTGTGATCACACACGTCGCTATGGTCGCGGTGTTTCCGTAGGCGATCTGGTTGTCTACCGCAttcccatcttcaacaatcaATGGGGAGTGAAGCGCGTGACTGGCATGCCAGGAGACTATGTCTCTGTTGGAACTCCAGGTGAACAAGGAGAAGACTTGATGATTCAG ATCCCCGAGGGCCATTGTTGGATTTCAGGAGATAACCTTCCAGCGTCAAGAGATTCGCGTCACTTTGGTCCTTTGCCCTTGGCCCTCATCTCCGGCACCACTATCGCCAAAATTCTACCCTGGAATGAGCGCCAGTGGATGAAGAGTGGGTTAGAAAAGGTTGATGAGCTGGATTGA
- the VAC8 gene encoding Vacuolar protein 8 (BUSCO:16010at5125) → MGICSSTCCGGRARDGLYEPVLADSEREAVADLLQYLENRGETDFFSGEPLRALSTLVFSENIDLQRSASLTFAEITERDVREVDRDTLEPILFLLQSPDIEVQRAASAALGNLAVDTENKVLIVQLGGLTPLIRQMMSPNVEVQCNAVGCITNLATHEENKAKIARSGALGPLTRLAKSRDMRVQRNATGALLNMTHSDENRQQLVNAGAIPVLVQLLSSPDVDVQYYCTTALSNIAVDANNRRKLAQSEPKLVQSLVNLMDSTSPKVQCQAALALRNLASDEKYQLDIVRANGLHPLLRLLQSSYLPLILSAVACIRNISIHPLNESPIIETNFLKPLVDLLGSTDNEEIQCHAISTLRNLAASSDRNKALVLDAGAVQKCKQLVLDVPITVQSEMTAAIAVLALSDDLKSHLLNLGVCGVLIPLTHSPSIEVQGNSAAALGNLSSKVGDYSIFVQNWLEPQGGIHGYLCRFLQSGDATFQHIAVWTLLQLFESEDKTLIGLIGKAEDIIEHIRSIANRQIEPDNEFEDEDEGEVVNLAQRCLELLGQSMSKAHIEG, encoded by the exons ATGGGTATATGCAGCTCTACGTGCTGCGGCG GTCGAGCCCGTGATGGCTTGTACGAACCCGTCCTTGCCGATAGCGAACGAGAGGCTGTAGCCGACCTTTTGCAATACCTCGAAAAT CGTGGCGAAACCGACTTCTTCTCTGGCGAACCGCTGCGTGCTCTGAGTACTTTGGTATTCTCGGAAAACATCGATCTTCAACGAAGTGCTAGTTTGACTTTTGCTGAGATCACTGAACGAG ATGTCCGAGAAGTCGACCGCGACACACTCGAGCCTATCCTATTCCTCCTCCAGAGCCCCGATATCGAGGTTCAGCGAGCGGCCAGTGCTGCGCTTGGCAACCTGGCTGTCGACA CCGAGAACAAAGTCCTCATTGTGCAACTTGGTGGGTTAACACCTTTAATCCGCCAGATGATGTCTCCCAACGTCGAGGTCCAGTGCAATGCTGTGGGATGTATCACCAACCTGGCTACACATGAAGAGAACAAGGCAAAGATTGCCCGCTCCGGAGCTCTGGGTCCTCTGACAAGACTTGCCAAGTCTCGAGATATGCGAGTTCAGCGAAATGCTACTGGCGCTTTGCTGAACATGACGCATTCCG ATGAGAACCGACAGCAACTCGTCAACGCAGGAGCTATTCCCGTACTTGTCCAGCTCCTTTCTTCTCCCGATGTCGATGTTCAGTACTACTGCACTACAGCCCTCAGCAACATTGCGGTCGATGCAAACAACCGACGAAAGCTGGCTCAAAGCGAACCCAAACTAGTTCAATCTTTGGTCAACCTCATGGATTCAACCTCGCCCAAGGTTCAATGTCAAGCAGCTCTCGCCCTCCGTAACCTCGCTTCAGACGAGAAGTATCAGCTCGATATCGTCCGTGCTAATGGACTGCACCCTCTCCTTCGACTCCTCCAGTCTTCTTATCTGCCGCTCATTCTTTCTGCTGTCGCCTGTATACGGAACATTTCTATTCACCCTCTTAACGAGTCACCTATTATCGAGACCAACTTCCTCAAGCCCCTTGTCGACTTACTCGGATCCACTGATAACGAAGAGATTCAGTGCCACGCCATCTCAACCCTCCGAAATCTTGCCGCCAGCTCCGATCGCAACAAGGCTCTTGTCCTGGACGCTGGCGCCGTGCAAAAGTGCAAGCAACTGGTTCTCGACGTTCCCATCACTGTCCAATCCGAAATGACAGCCGCTATTGCGGTCCTGGCTCTTAGCGACGATCTGAAGTCACACTTGCTGAACCTGGGAGTCTGCGGTGTCCTCATTCCTCTTACTCATTCTCCAAGCATCGAAGTCCAAGGAAACAGTGCTGCTGCTTTGGGCAACCTATCCTCCAAGG TCGGCGACTACTCCATTTTTGTACAGAACTGGCTCGAACCCCAGGGCGGAATCCACGGATATCTCTGCCGCTTCCTTCAGTCTGGCGATGCGACATTCCAGCACATTGCAGTCTGGACACTCCTGCAGCTCTTCGAGTCCGAGGATAAGACCCTGATCGGACTCATCGGAAAGGCCGAGGATATCATCGAGCATATTCGAAGCATCGCAAATCGCCAAATCGAACCCGACAACGAAttcgaagacgaggatgagggtgAAGTTGTCAACCTGGCCCAACGTTGCCTGGAGCTTCTCGGACAGAGCATGTCCAAGGCTCATATCGAGGGCTAA
- a CDS encoding hypothetical protein (BUSCO:6314at5125) — protein sequence MDNYYHPASLGHYSAPGNIPQHRIAPSRSNLSLQATIRHTADQGPVYTSKTWTNSSGDHNILNDTDELDDRAGFVQEYNRLAKKNGVRILVIDDFDFRAKGLDSPRKQGWLYRILRHSSNQNGPDTLPLTQGPRHKRSVSDLAHNLVHRHETPKMIDLQSMIRISGKSMFYLPVEHAPSALILPTCLRATAHHIAQHVTTRGIFRIPGSIRVVNMLFDYYCSTEYGQVDITSTTVRCANLPMHVQASVHDVASTFKRLLSVIPGGILGSLSLFDAFVAIHSQLQGDPEFPRTKHTKVRARLIALAIATVESQFRRELICAVFGLLSLIGRVAEITPREDEDGRPLPTGDLMGYNALGIVFGPLLLGDLLGLYSMKLATPKAGLLVLPLRSPKLRQDRRVRKTLDELPGPPTMDKILVANTITEMLIVNWRDVVRQMKSLGINRQQEPRTMSHMSDSQENNFVIKKPQGWDREWRGQAGDEITRESSPEPPTPTLGISKHRSRNRGSSASRKLGIRPSVGCLSPTAEESIHDEEGLQDTPNYKRHSVAEVNYSQQMTPRDRQHFQNDLAYSSRNEPGKDSESYIAPTPTSVMRNKRAIYHRSPRVSEEDVPPRTSSKRSTPLHRASVDAQDILGVTNTADPTSIERKGAIRKKHPEKGKPEKTHRHSITVEWPESFATSSDTLTNQRAQTTQFEFPSEKEALEAAIKTHFDELRELDSSEQNKQPPLGTGSNHNLPASTLGLGFDIQQNPLDKPDGGNEYTISWGGQKGTHNNSSANSASTTPRQFYAPMRVPSTIAGENIPMKLQSPESHAAT from the exons ATGGATAACTATTACCACCCAGCATCTCTGGGTCATTATTCTGCGCCCGGGAACATCCCCCAGCATCGCATCGCGCCGTCCCGGAGTAACTTGTCTCTACAGGCTACAATACGGCATACAGCAGACCAGGGGCCTGTATATACCAGCAAAACGTGGACGAACAGCAGCGGCGATCACAACATTCTTAACGATACTGATGAATTGGATGATAGGGCAGGCTTTGTCCAGGAATACAACCGTTTGGCAAAAAAG AATGGAGTGAGAATATTGGTGATTGATGACTTTGACTTTCGA GCCAAAGGACTTGACAGTCCTCGGAAGCAAGGATGGCTTTACCGCATACTGCGACACTCCTCGAACCAAAACGGGCCAGACACACTCCCTCTAACTCAAGGACCTCGTCACAAACGCAGCGTATCGGATCTTGCCCACAATTTAGTACATCGGCACGAAACTCCAAAGATGATCGATCTCCAATCCATGATACGGATAAGCGGCAAGAGTATGTTCTATCTTCCAGTCGAGCACGCACCGTCTGCCCTTATACTTCCAACATGTCTTCGAGCTACTGCACATCACATCGCTCAGCATGTCACCACTCGAGGGATATTCCGTATACCGGGATCTATCAGAGTAGTCAACATGCTTTTCGACTATTACTGCTCCACGGAATATGGCCAAGTCGACATTACGAGTACCACTGTCCGATGCGCAAACTTGCCTATGCACGTTCAGGCCTCTGTACACGATGTCGCATCAACCTTTAAGCGTCTGCTCTCGGTCATTCCCGGTGGGATACTTGGCTCCCTATCCCTTTTCGATGCTTTTGTGGCAATCCATTCCCAACTGCAAGGTGATCCCGAGTTCCCTCGTACGAAGCACACCAAAGTACGGGCCCGACTCATTGCCTTGGCTATCGCAACAGTAGAGTCGCAATTCCGAAGGGAATTGATTTGCGCCGTTTTTGGACTTCTCAGCCTCATTGGGAGAGTAGCAGAAATCACCCCtcgagaagacgaagacggaAGACCACTACCGACAGGAGATTTGATGGGTTACAACGCACTGGGTATAGTATTTGGGCCTCTCCTGTTAGGCGATTTACTCGGGCTATACTCCATGAAATTGGCCACACCAAAGGCAGGGTTACTGGTGCTCCCATTGAGATCTCCAAAGTTGCGACAGGATCGACGTGTACGGAAGACCCTTGACGAACTACCAGGCCCTCCTACAATGGACAAGATTCTCGTCGCCAACACCATTACAGAAATGCTCATAGTCAATTGGAGAGATGTTGTACGTCAGATGAAATCCCTGGGCATAAATCGACAACAAGAGCCACGGACCATGAGCCACATGAGTGATTCACAGGAGAACAATTTCGTTATCAAGAAGCCACAAGGTTGGGATCGGGAATGGCGTGGCCAGGCGGGAGACGagatcacgagagaaagcagTCCAGAGCCACCCACACCTACCCTGGGGATATCGAAACACCGATCGAGGAACCGTGGGAGCTCGGCATCCAGAAAGCTTGGGATAAGGCCCAGTGTAGGGTGTCTGAGCCCTACAGCGGAGGAGAGTATTCACGATGAAGAGGGCTTACAGGACACCCCAAATTACAAGAGACATAGTGTTGCTGAGGTAAATTACAGCCAGCAAATGACTCCAAGGGATAGGCAGCATTTCCAAAACGACTTGGCATACTCCAGTCGCAACGAGCCAGGGAAAGACAGTGAGTCCTATATCGCCCCGACACCTACCTCAGTCATGAGGAACAAGAGAGCCATATACCACCGCAGCCCAAGGGTTTCGGAGGAAGACGTCCCGCCTCGCACATCTTCCAAGCGATCAACCCCTTTGCATCGAGCCAGTGTCGACGCGCAAGATATCTTGGGGGTAACGAACACTGCAGACCCTACATCTATTGAACGCAAGGGTGCGATTAGAAAGAAGCATCCAGAGAAAGGCAAACCCGAAAAGACACACCGTCATTCCATTACTGTTGAGTGGCCAGAGTCTTTTGCGACGTCTTCCGATACTTTGACAAACCAACGTGCCCAAACGACTCAGTTTGAGTTTCCTTCCGAGAAGGAAGCATTAGAAGCCGCTATCAAAACGCACTTCGATGAGCTCAGAGAATTGGATTCTTCCGAACAGAACAAGCAGCCACCACTCGGTACCGGTAGCAATCATAATTTACCAGCATCTACCCTTGGCCTGGGGTTCGACATTCAACAAAATCCTCTGGACAAACCGGACGGGGGCAATGAGTATACAATCAGTTGGGGTGGCCAGAAAGGGACTCATAACAACTCCTCGGCAAATTCTGCTTCAACGACACCAAGGCAATTCTACGCACCCATGCGGGTGCCATCAACAATTGCAGGAGAGAATATCCCGATGAAGTTACAATCCCCCGAGAGCCATGCAGCGACATAG